From the genome of Mesorhizobium japonicum MAFF 303099, one region includes:
- a CDS encoding EVE domain-containing protein — MSAYWIAVASAQHVRRGRNDGFMQVNHGKAAPLRRVKPGDGIVYYSPTTILGEKDGLQAFTAIGTVRYGKESPIKAKWAAASRRSGAMSNGRWLKKRRSSHCSTGWTSPLASRTGGITCASACSKSPITIFV, encoded by the coding sequence GGATCGCGGTGGCGTCGGCGCAGCATGTGCGGCGCGGCCGGAATGACGGCTTCATGCAGGTCAATCACGGCAAGGCGGCGCCGCTGCGCCGCGTCAAGCCCGGCGACGGCATCGTTTACTATTCGCCGACCACAATTTTGGGCGAAAAAGATGGCCTGCAGGCTTTCACGGCAATCGGTACGGTACGGTACGGGAAGGAGAGCCCTATCAAGGCGAAATGGGCGGCGGCTTCACGCCGTTCCGGCGCGATGTCGAATGGGCGGTGGCTGAAGAAGCGCCGATCAAGCCACTGCTCGACCGGCTGGACTTCACCGCTGGCAAGTCGAACTGGGGGTATCACCTGCGCTTCGGCCTGTTCGAAATCACCGATCACGATTTTCGTCTGA